The nucleotide sequence agcagaaaaaaacaatatgatatgaaaaagaatgaggaCATTGGAAAAACCACCATAGGAGGCAGAAACAAGAGAATGAAGTAATGAATGTGCCAGATACTTCAACTTAATCTCCGTATCGTCTGTAAAAAACCTACCTCAcaggtttgttgtgaggattaagaaaaattaTCTATGTAAAATACCTAAGACATAGTAGATTTTCCACAAATTTGGGAGTCATCCAACCTCCATGGTTCTGGGCTGCTCCACATCTCTTAATTACATTATGACCCATCATCACTCCTTTATatcactcgtgtgtgtgtgtgtgtgtgtgtgtgtgtgtgaagggaaaGTGTGTTTAACATTCTACTAAGTAATAATGATATAGCTATTAAGAAAGGCTCTGCAGGTAATTTAATATTCCAGCTGCAGTGAGAAGTAGCTGTCTTAGGAGATGGAAACTaggtcttttctcattttagcCTAAAACAGTGCATACGAATCACCTGAAGGACTTGTTTAAACATGGCTCACTCAGCCTCACCCTGAAGATTCTAATTCAGTAAATTGGGGTGGTGCTCCcagatttgcatttcccagaacttctcaggtgatggtgatgctgctgctggtctCTTGGCTAAGATGAACTCCAAAAAGTACTAAAAGTTGCCTTGCTTAAACTCCATTCTACATATTCCAAAAATCATCAGCATATGGTAAGCTATAATATTGTTAACAACTTTCATGGAGGAGACACTAATGCCCAAAGGCATTTGTTGGGGACACATTTAACTGCATGTGCAGGCacttgtgcacatgtgtgtgtatatatttttatggaaGTCACTCCAGAGTAGAACTTGCTGGGCTTTTTTCCACCCAAAGTGGCACATTTCTGACTGAGAGCATGACCATCTCTTAGCTCAACTATATTCAGCAATACTTACACATGCATCAAATCATGAAATAATTACTGAACCCCCATTACATGCCAGACACTAAGGCAGATATTGAAGAGCGATTGAATGAGACAAATAAAATCCCTGCCACCATACAGCACAAAAGTGAGAAGAAAAACTAATCTTATACAATTAAACTAATAAATATAATACCATACCAGGTAGTATTtattgctacaaagaaaaataagccaGCATAAGGTATAGAAAGTATGAGGCTGGGACTCTTAGAGAAATcaaagaaggtgacatttgaatacATGATGTGAAGGAGAAGGCCACATCAGGAtcaggagcagggctggggggacAGCAAATGCAAACTCTTTAAGTTGAGAATAGGATGTATGAGGAATATAAATTTCTGACTGAATGATCTCTCTTATTTCTTTCATCTATTCCCAGATGAGCATTCAAGAATATGAACTCGTTCACCGAGACAAAGAAGATGAAAACTGCCTTCGTAAATATCGTAGACAGTGTATGCAGGATATGCACCAGAAGCTGAGTTTTGGTCCTAGATATGGGTTTGTGTACGAGCTGGAATCTGGGGAGCAATTCCTGGAAACCATTGAAAAGGAGCAGAAAATCACCACAATCGTTGTTCACATTTATGAAGACGGTATTAAGGGCTGTGACGCTCTAAACAGTAGCTTAACATGCCTTGCAGCCGAATATCCTATGGtcaaattttgtaaaataaaagctTCTAATACAGGTGCTGGGGACCGCTTTTCCTCAGATGTGCTCCCCACACTGCTCGTCTACAAAGGTGGGGAACTCCTAAGCAATTTTATTAGTGTTACTGAACAGTTTGCTGAAGAATTTTTTACTGGGGATGTGGAGTCTTTCCTAAATGAATATGGATTATTACCTGAAAGAGAGGTGCATGTCCTAGAGCAGACCAACATGGAAGAAGATATGGAATAAAGATTCACTATGTCAATATCTCCAATTTCTCCTTTAAGCAGTGAACATTGATTTTGGTAGTATTTATATTCCTCTAGAGAACACTAGGTATAGCCATGGATGTtctaatttggggaaaaaaacaagattTACACTAAAATTACATGATTAGCATTTATTAGTATTAGTTACTCAAATTGATAAAGTGCTTTACTACAAAACATTGTAGTCTTCAGCAACATGTTCTAGACAAAGAGGATGTGGATAATATTgtgatggttttcaaaaatccCTTTCAAGTTATATGTTGGCTTTTTTCCTCCTTGTTTTTTCCTTGGTATTATTATTGGGATTTTCAAATTACATTGTTAATTATAATTTTGCTTGTGTAATAAGAATAAAATCTCATAAGGAAATACACCTTTTATCTGAAGTCTATTCTTTCTCAAATATTACATTATCAAGGTCCTAAAACATTACATAGCccaaattacaaaaaaattattattcagtAAGATATCTTATGCTCCAACCACACTAATACACAAGAAACATAGAAACCTTGTGCCACattaaaattgtaaaacaaaaaaaaagtatgttaaaaattcagtttcaggGTTTCAAAAGCTAACTTTATCTAGAAAAAAAGGCAGAGTAGAAGCAAAGTCTTTTTATTCTCTAGACAAAAGAATAGCATTCAATGGTAATAATAATTACAACTATGACCTATTGGTTACATATTATGGGCCACAATTCTGCAAGTAGataatattatgcccatttcataaatgatgaaactgaaaTTCATAGTAGTTCTATTTACCTTAAAAACACCTGGAAAGCTCTCCTACACAGACacatggaaatgcaaaataaaatataatctgaaaaatgtttttaaatgcacgAATGAGCTGAAGAGCAAGATAAAAGAAATTTCTAGGTGTCTGAATCGAGTAGAGTGAGTGAGAGCTGAAGTGATACGGCCTATCAGTGAAGTCATAGTCTTGGTAAGTAACCAAAAATGGGCTCCTGGGGGCGAGCGTGCATTTTCCCCTGGTGACCCAATGTTGAAACCAGGTATTTGTCACAAACTCTAGTCTCCATTCTCCTAAATGACTATTTTataccttctcttccttccttaaaTCTTTTTTACCTTTTATCCCCCATGCCAAACACTTCATCTTGcctatattttattgaaaaaacagaaattatcAGATGAGCCCTACTTCTTTCCCTCACCAATCTAATATGTGCACCTGCCTGTAAACGTTGTTTCCACTGATGTTACAGTGGAAGGAGAGTTCATGCAAGTATCTAAGACCAAGAAATCAAACCTTGCTGTGGAGCCTATCTTCACCCACGCAGTAACATTTCCCCTCTCTCTGCATCATCTTTTTCTCACGTTCTCTATGTTGTA is from Vicugna pacos chromosome 23, VicPac4, whole genome shotgun sequence and encodes:
- the PDC gene encoding phosducin; its protein translation is MEEAKSQSLEEDFEGQATHTGPKGVINDWRKFKLESEDSDSFPPSKKEILRQMSSPQSRDDKDSKERFSRKMSIQEYELVHRDKEDENCLRKYRRQCMQDMHQKLSFGPRYGFVYELESGEQFLETIEKEQKITTIVVHIYEDGIKGCDALNSSLTCLAAEYPMVKFCKIKASNTGAGDRFSSDVLPTLLVYKGGELLSNFISVTEQFAEEFFTGDVESFLNEYGLLPEREVHVLEQTNMEEDME